In the Halosolutus gelatinilyticus genome, GACTACCTGCGAGTCGCCCGACTCCGCGGCTTGGCCGACCGGACGATCGCCGTCCGGTACGTCGCCCGCAACGCGATCCTCCCGATGTACACCGGGCTGATGATCGCCATCGGCTCGATGTTCGGCGGCGCCATCGTCCTCGAAGAGATTTTCTCGTACCGCGGTATGGGATACTACATGATCCAGGCCGTTCGAGCGCGCGACTACCCGCTGATGATGGGCGCGTTTACCGTCATCACGATCGCGGTCGTGATCGCGCTGTTGATCGCGGATCTAACGTACGGCAAAATCGATCCCCGTGCGGGGAGTGAGAACCGTGAAGCGTTCTGAGGACGATTCCACTCCGTCGACGCGAGCGTACGATTCGGAGTCGACGTCGGTCGACGAATTGATCCCCGGCGGATCCGGATCCAGATCCGAGGGTTCGAGCGCGAATTCGAGTTCGGGTGTGAACCCGGACCCGACCGACGGCTCCGCGACGGTGCGAAGCGACGGCGGAATGGTCGACTCGCCGTTCGAAACGACCTCGTCCGTCGAGGAGACGCGCGGCGACCGGATCGATCGCTTCCTCGAGGGGTTCGTTCGAACGCCGTGGTCGATCCTGCGAGACGACTGGCGGGCGGTGGCCGGCTTCGCGATCCTCAGCGTCTACGTCCTCTTGGGTACCGCCGGGGTCTACCTGGTCGAGCCGACGCATCCAGCCCACGGGCCGCGGTTGCTCGGTCCGTTCGAGAACTGGCAGTTCCCGCTCGGGACGACCTCATCGGGGCGGGACATCCTGGCGATGACGGTTCACTCGACGCCCTCGATCCTCGTCATGATGGCTTCGGGCGCGATATTCACCGTCGCCGTCGGCACGTTCTTCGGCGTGGTGGCCGGGTACAAAGGCGGGATGATCGACACCGTGCTCAGCACGATCACCGACGTGTTCATCAACATTCCCGGACTCCCGCTGGTCATCGTTCTCGCCACGCTGTTAGAAGAGTGGATCAACAACCCCGTCGCCCTCGGAGCCCTCCTGGCGGTCGCGGCGTGGGCGGGGCTCGCCCGCGCGATCCGATCGCAGGTGCTGACGCTCCGGAGCGAGTCGTTCGTCGAATCGGCGCGGGCGATGGATCTCCCGACGCGGTGGGTCCTTTCGAGAGAGATCCTTCCGCACTTGATGCCGTACGTCGTGGTGAACATGGTGAACGCGGCCCGATCGATCATCTTCGCGGCGGTCGCGCTGTACTTTCTGGGCGTATTGCCGTTCTCCGACTCCAACTGGGGCGTCATGCTAAGCAACGCGTACCACGCCGGCGCGCTCTATCGGCCCGCCGCCTACCACTGGCTGCTCGTCCCGATGATCGCCATCTCGGGTATCGCGATCGGACTCATCCTGCTCGCTCAGTCGCTGGACCGCGTGTTCAACCCTCGCGCGAGAGCGCGACACGAACGAGGCAGCGGCGACGCTATCGAACCGGACTCGGAAGCGGAGAC is a window encoding:
- a CDS encoding ABC transporter permease, with translation MNPDPTDGSATVRSDGGMVDSPFETTSSVEETRGDRIDRFLEGFVRTPWSILRDDWRAVAGFAILSVYVLLGTAGVYLVEPTHPAHGPRLLGPFENWQFPLGTTSSGRDILAMTVHSTPSILVMMASGAIFTVAVGTFFGVVAGYKGGMIDTVLSTITDVFINIPGLPLVIVLATLLEEWINNPVALGALLAVAAWAGLARAIRSQVLTLRSESFVESARAMDLPTRWVLSREILPHLMPYVVVNMVNAARSIIFAAVALYFLGVLPFSDSNWGVMLSNAYHAGALYRPAAYHWLLVPMIAISGIAIGLILLAQSLDRVFNPRARARHERGSGDAIEPDSEAETTQMTQV